Proteins found in one Hevea brasiliensis isolate MT/VB/25A 57/8 chromosome 18, ASM3005281v1, whole genome shotgun sequence genomic segment:
- the LOC110650212 gene encoding auxin response factor 6 isoform X3 translates to MHADVETDEVYAQMTLQPLSPQEQKDAYLPAELGTPSKQPTNYFCKTLTASDTSTHGGFSVPRRAAEKVFPPLDFSQQPPAQELIARDLHDNEWKFRHIFRGQPKRHLLTTGWSVFVSAKRLVAGDSVLFIWNEKNQLLLGIRRANRPQTVMPSSVLSSDSMHLGLLAAAAHAAATNSRFTIFYNPRASPSEFVIPLAKYVKAVYHTRVSVGMRFRMLFETEESSVRRYMGTITGISDLDPVRWPNSHWRSVKVGWDESTAGERQPRVSLWEIEPLTTFPMYPSPFPLRLKRPWPPGLPSFHGIKDDDLGMNSPLMWLRGDGDRGIHSMGFQGLGVTPWMQPRVDASMLGLQTDMYQAMAAAALQEMRAIDPSKPSTTPLLQFQQHLNLPNRSAALMQPQMLQQSQSQQAFLQGVQENHHQPQAQVQTQSHLIQQQLHHQHLLNSQQQQQQQQQHSLPQQQHLVEHQQIPNVVSAMSQFASASQSQSPPLQAISSLCQQQSFSDSNGNPVTNSVVSPLQSLICSFSQDESTHLINLPRTSPLITSSVWPSKRAAVEPLISSGAPQCVLPQLEQLGAHQTNISQSSVSLPPFPGRECSIDQEGGTGTDPHSHLLFGVNIEPSSLLLQNGMSSLRGVGSDCDSTTMPFSSSNYMSTTGTDFSLNPAMTPSSCIDESGFLQSPENVGQVNPPTRTFVKVYKSGSFGRSLDITKFSSYNELRSELARMFGLEGQLEDPLRSGWQLVFVDRENDVLLLGDDPWPEFVNSVWCIKILSPQEVQQMGKRGLELLNSVPIQRLSNGSCDDYASRQDSRNLSTGITSVGSLDY, encoded by the exons ATGCAT GCAGATGTTGAGACAGATGAAGTATATGCACAGATGACATTGCAGCCATTGAGTCCT CAAGAGCAGAAGGATGCCTACCTTCCAGCGGAATTGGGCACCCCCAGCAAACAGCCAACAAATTATTTTTGTAAAACTTTGACGGCCAGTGACACAAGTACTCATGGAGGATTCTCTGTCCCTCGCCGGGCAGCTGAAAAAGTGTTTCCTCCTCTG GACTTCTCACAGCAACCCCCAGCTCAAGAGTTGATTGCTAGGGATCTACATGATAATGAATGGAAATTCAGGCATATCTTTCGtg GCCAGCCCAAAAGGCATCTTCTTACGACTGGGTGGAGTGTGTTTGTAAGTGCTAAAAGGCTTGTTGCTGGGGATTCAGTCCTTTTTATTTG GAATGAAAAGAATCAATTGTTGCTTGGTATCCGACGTGCTAATCGTCCTCAAACTGTGATGCCTTCATCAGTCTTATCAAGTGACAGCATGCATTTAGGGCTGCTTGCTGCTGCAGCTCATGCAGCTGCAACAAATAGCCGTTTCACCATATTTTACAATCCAAG GGCTAGCCCATCAGAATTTGTCATACCATTGGCCAAGTATGTTAAAGCAGTCTATCATACCCGAGTTTCTGTTGGTATGCGCTTTAGGATGCTATTTGAAACAGAAGAATCAAGTGTCCGTCG CTACATGGGTACAATAACTGGCATAAGTGACTTGGATCCTGTAAGGTGGCCTAATTCACATTGGCGTTCTGTCAAG GTTGGCTGGGATGAGTCCACAGCTGGAGAGAGGCAACCAAGAGTTTCCCTATGGGAAATTGAACCACTAACAACATTCCCAATGTATCCATCTCCATTCCCTCTAAGGCTTAAGCGCCCTTGGCCACCTGGACTTCCCTCATTCCATG GAATCAAGGATGATGATTTGGGAATGAATTCTCCCCTTATGTGGCTTCGAGGGGATGGAGATCGTGGAATTCATTCTATGGGCTTTCAGGGACTAGGAGTAACACCATGGATGCAGCCAAGGGTTGATGCTTCCATGCTTGGTTTGCAAACTGACATGTACCAAGCTATGGCTGCTGCTGCACTTCAGGAGATGAGGGCTATTGATCCTTCTAAACCATCAACTACACCCCTTCTGCAATTCCAGCAACATCTTAATCTCCCAAACAGATCTGCTGCATTGATGCAGCCCCAGATGTTGCAGCAGTCTCAGTCTCAACAGGCCTTTCTTCAAGGTGTTCAAGAAAACCACCATCAGCCTCAGGCTCAGGTTCAAACGCAGTCACACCTTATTCAGCAACAGTTGCATCACCAGCACTTGCTTAATagtcagcagcagcagcagcagcaacaacAGCATTCCCTGCCACAACAACAGCATCTGGTTGAGCATCAACAGATTCCAAATGTTGTATCTGCAATGTCTCAATTTGCTTCAGCCTCTCAATCCCAGTCACCACCATTACAAGCTATCTCTTCCCTTTGCCAGCAGCAGAGTTTCTCCGATTCAAATGGGAACCCTGTGACAAATTCTGTTGTTTCTCCTTTGCAAAGTCTCATTTGTTCATTTTCCCAGGATGAATCAACTCATTTGATCAACCTGCCTAGAACCAGTCCCTTGATAACTTCTTCTGTCTGGCCATCTAAGCGAGCTGCTGTTGAACCTCTTATTTCTTCTGGAGCTCCGCAATGTGTTCTGCCCCAACTGGAACAGTTGGGGGCTCATCAGACAAACATTTCTCAGAGTTCTGTTTCATTACCACCCTTCCCTGGTAGGGAGTGTTCAATAGACCAAGAAGGTGGCACTGGCACTGATCCACACAGCCATCTTCTATTTGGTGTCAATATAGAGCCTTCATCTCTTCTACTGCAGAATGGAATGTCAAGTCTTAGGGGCGTTGGCAGTGATTGTGATTCCACAACTATGCCATTCTCTTCTTCAAATTACATGAGTACTACGGGCACTGATTTCTCGCTTAACCCAGCAATGACACCATCAAGTTGCATTGATGAATCAGGTTTCCTGCAGTCCCCAGAAAATGTGGGCCAGGTAAACCCACCAACTAGAACCTTTGTTAAG GTTTACAAGTCAGGGTCCTTCGGTAGGTCGCTGGACATTACCAAATTCAGCAGTTACAATGAATTGCGGAGTGAGCTTGCTCGTATGTTTGGCCTTGAAGGCCAGCTGGAGGACCCTCTGAGATCAGGCTGGCAGCTTGTATTTGTTGACCGGGAGAATGATGTTCTTCTCCTTGGTGATGACCCCTGGCC GGAATTTGTAAACAGTGTGTGGTGCATCAAAATACTCTCACCACAAGAAGTTCAGCAAATGGGCAAACGAGGCCTAGAGCTTCTGAACTCGGTCCCAATTCAGAGGCTTTCTAATGGCAGTTGTGATGATTATGCAAGCCGGCAGGACTCAAGAAATTTGAGCACCGGTATCACTTCTGTGGGGTCTTTGGACTACTGA
- the LOC110650212 gene encoding auxin response factor 6 isoform X2, whose translation MRLSSAGFNPQAQEGEKRVLNSELWHACAGPLVSLPAVGSRVVYFPQGHSEQVAASTNKEVDAHIPNYPSLPPQLICQLHNVTMHADVETDEVYAQMTLQPLSPQEQKDAYLPAELGTPSKQPTNYFCKTLTASDTSTHGGFSVPRRAAEKVFPPLDFSQQPPAQELIARDLHDNEWKFRHIFRGQPKRHLLTTGWSVFVSAKRLVAGDSVLFIWNEKNQLLLGIRRANRPQTVMPSSVLSSDSMHLGLLAAAAHAAATNSRFTIFYNPSYMGTITGISDLDPVRWPNSHWRSVKVGWDESTAGERQPRVSLWEIEPLTTFPMYPSPFPLRLKRPWPPGLPSFHGIKDDDLGMNSPLMWLRGDGDRGIHSMGFQGLGVTPWMQPRVDASMLGLQTDMYQAMAAAALQEMRAIDPSKPSTTPLLQFQQHLNLPNRSAALMQPQMLQQSQSQQAFLQGVQENHHQPQAQVQTQSHLIQQQLHHQHLLNSQQQQQQQQQHSLPQQQHLVEHQQIPNVVSAMSQFASASQSQSPPLQAISSLCQQQSFSDSNGNPVTNSVVSPLQSLICSFSQDESTHLINLPRTSPLITSSVWPSKRAAVEPLISSGAPQCVLPQLEQLGAHQTNISQSSVSLPPFPGRECSIDQEGGTGTDPHSHLLFGVNIEPSSLLLQNGMSSLRGVGSDCDSTTMPFSSSNYMSTTGTDFSLNPAMTPSSCIDESGFLQSPENVGQVNPPTRTFVKVYKSGSFGRSLDITKFSSYNELRSELARMFGLEGQLEDPLRSGWQLVFVDRENDVLLLGDDPWPEFVNSVWCIKILSPQEVQQMGKRGLELLNSVPIQRLSNGSCDDYASRQDSRNLSTGITSVGSLDY comes from the exons ATGAGGCTCTCTTCAGCTGGTTTTAATCCACAGGCACAGGAAG GGGAGAAAAGGGTTTTGAATTCTGAACTTTGGCACGCGTGTGCGGGCCCTCTTGTTTCTCTGCCTGCTGTTGGAAGTCGTGTCGTATATTTCCCCCAGGGTCACAGCGAGCAG GTTGCTGCATCAACTAACAAAGAAGTGGATGCCCATATCCCTAACTACCCAAGCTTACCTCCGCAACTTATCTGTCAGCTTCACAATGTGACCATGCAT GCAGATGTTGAGACAGATGAAGTATATGCACAGATGACATTGCAGCCATTGAGTCCT CAAGAGCAGAAGGATGCCTACCTTCCAGCGGAATTGGGCACCCCCAGCAAACAGCCAACAAATTATTTTTGTAAAACTTTGACGGCCAGTGACACAAGTACTCATGGAGGATTCTCTGTCCCTCGCCGGGCAGCTGAAAAAGTGTTTCCTCCTCTG GACTTCTCACAGCAACCCCCAGCTCAAGAGTTGATTGCTAGGGATCTACATGATAATGAATGGAAATTCAGGCATATCTTTCGtg GCCAGCCCAAAAGGCATCTTCTTACGACTGGGTGGAGTGTGTTTGTAAGTGCTAAAAGGCTTGTTGCTGGGGATTCAGTCCTTTTTATTTG GAATGAAAAGAATCAATTGTTGCTTGGTATCCGACGTGCTAATCGTCCTCAAACTGTGATGCCTTCATCAGTCTTATCAAGTGACAGCATGCATTTAGGGCTGCTTGCTGCTGCAGCTCATGCAGCTGCAACAAATAGCCGTTTCACCATATTTTACAATCCAAG CTACATGGGTACAATAACTGGCATAAGTGACTTGGATCCTGTAAGGTGGCCTAATTCACATTGGCGTTCTGTCAAG GTTGGCTGGGATGAGTCCACAGCTGGAGAGAGGCAACCAAGAGTTTCCCTATGGGAAATTGAACCACTAACAACATTCCCAATGTATCCATCTCCATTCCCTCTAAGGCTTAAGCGCCCTTGGCCACCTGGACTTCCCTCATTCCATG GAATCAAGGATGATGATTTGGGAATGAATTCTCCCCTTATGTGGCTTCGAGGGGATGGAGATCGTGGAATTCATTCTATGGGCTTTCAGGGACTAGGAGTAACACCATGGATGCAGCCAAGGGTTGATGCTTCCATGCTTGGTTTGCAAACTGACATGTACCAAGCTATGGCTGCTGCTGCACTTCAGGAGATGAGGGCTATTGATCCTTCTAAACCATCAACTACACCCCTTCTGCAATTCCAGCAACATCTTAATCTCCCAAACAGATCTGCTGCATTGATGCAGCCCCAGATGTTGCAGCAGTCTCAGTCTCAACAGGCCTTTCTTCAAGGTGTTCAAGAAAACCACCATCAGCCTCAGGCTCAGGTTCAAACGCAGTCACACCTTATTCAGCAACAGTTGCATCACCAGCACTTGCTTAATagtcagcagcagcagcagcagcaacaacAGCATTCCCTGCCACAACAACAGCATCTGGTTGAGCATCAACAGATTCCAAATGTTGTATCTGCAATGTCTCAATTTGCTTCAGCCTCTCAATCCCAGTCACCACCATTACAAGCTATCTCTTCCCTTTGCCAGCAGCAGAGTTTCTCCGATTCAAATGGGAACCCTGTGACAAATTCTGTTGTTTCTCCTTTGCAAAGTCTCATTTGTTCATTTTCCCAGGATGAATCAACTCATTTGATCAACCTGCCTAGAACCAGTCCCTTGATAACTTCTTCTGTCTGGCCATCTAAGCGAGCTGCTGTTGAACCTCTTATTTCTTCTGGAGCTCCGCAATGTGTTCTGCCCCAACTGGAACAGTTGGGGGCTCATCAGACAAACATTTCTCAGAGTTCTGTTTCATTACCACCCTTCCCTGGTAGGGAGTGTTCAATAGACCAAGAAGGTGGCACTGGCACTGATCCACACAGCCATCTTCTATTTGGTGTCAATATAGAGCCTTCATCTCTTCTACTGCAGAATGGAATGTCAAGTCTTAGGGGCGTTGGCAGTGATTGTGATTCCACAACTATGCCATTCTCTTCTTCAAATTACATGAGTACTACGGGCACTGATTTCTCGCTTAACCCAGCAATGACACCATCAAGTTGCATTGATGAATCAGGTTTCCTGCAGTCCCCAGAAAATGTGGGCCAGGTAAACCCACCAACTAGAACCTTTGTTAAG GTTTACAAGTCAGGGTCCTTCGGTAGGTCGCTGGACATTACCAAATTCAGCAGTTACAATGAATTGCGGAGTGAGCTTGCTCGTATGTTTGGCCTTGAAGGCCAGCTGGAGGACCCTCTGAGATCAGGCTGGCAGCTTGTATTTGTTGACCGGGAGAATGATGTTCTTCTCCTTGGTGATGACCCCTGGCC GGAATTTGTAAACAGTGTGTGGTGCATCAAAATACTCTCACCACAAGAAGTTCAGCAAATGGGCAAACGAGGCCTAGAGCTTCTGAACTCGGTCCCAATTCAGAGGCTTTCTAATGGCAGTTGTGATGATTATGCAAGCCGGCAGGACTCAAGAAATTTGAGCACCGGTATCACTTCTGTGGGGTCTTTGGACTACTGA
- the LOC110650212 gene encoding auxin response factor 6 isoform X1 has protein sequence MRLSSAGFNPQAQEGEKRVLNSELWHACAGPLVSLPAVGSRVVYFPQGHSEQVAASTNKEVDAHIPNYPSLPPQLICQLHNVTMHADVETDEVYAQMTLQPLSPQEQKDAYLPAELGTPSKQPTNYFCKTLTASDTSTHGGFSVPRRAAEKVFPPLDFSQQPPAQELIARDLHDNEWKFRHIFRGQPKRHLLTTGWSVFVSAKRLVAGDSVLFIWNEKNQLLLGIRRANRPQTVMPSSVLSSDSMHLGLLAAAAHAAATNSRFTIFYNPRASPSEFVIPLAKYVKAVYHTRVSVGMRFRMLFETEESSVRRYMGTITGISDLDPVRWPNSHWRSVKVGWDESTAGERQPRVSLWEIEPLTTFPMYPSPFPLRLKRPWPPGLPSFHGIKDDDLGMNSPLMWLRGDGDRGIHSMGFQGLGVTPWMQPRVDASMLGLQTDMYQAMAAAALQEMRAIDPSKPSTTPLLQFQQHLNLPNRSAALMQPQMLQQSQSQQAFLQGVQENHHQPQAQVQTQSHLIQQQLHHQHLLNSQQQQQQQQQHSLPQQQHLVEHQQIPNVVSAMSQFASASQSQSPPLQAISSLCQQQSFSDSNGNPVTNSVVSPLQSLICSFSQDESTHLINLPRTSPLITSSVWPSKRAAVEPLISSGAPQCVLPQLEQLGAHQTNISQSSVSLPPFPGRECSIDQEGGTGTDPHSHLLFGVNIEPSSLLLQNGMSSLRGVGSDCDSTTMPFSSSNYMSTTGTDFSLNPAMTPSSCIDESGFLQSPENVGQVNPPTRTFVKVYKSGSFGRSLDITKFSSYNELRSELARMFGLEGQLEDPLRSGWQLVFVDRENDVLLLGDDPWPEFVNSVWCIKILSPQEVQQMGKRGLELLNSVPIQRLSNGSCDDYASRQDSRNLSTGITSVGSLDY, from the exons ATGAGGCTCTCTTCAGCTGGTTTTAATCCACAGGCACAGGAAG GGGAGAAAAGGGTTTTGAATTCTGAACTTTGGCACGCGTGTGCGGGCCCTCTTGTTTCTCTGCCTGCTGTTGGAAGTCGTGTCGTATATTTCCCCCAGGGTCACAGCGAGCAG GTTGCTGCATCAACTAACAAAGAAGTGGATGCCCATATCCCTAACTACCCAAGCTTACCTCCGCAACTTATCTGTCAGCTTCACAATGTGACCATGCAT GCAGATGTTGAGACAGATGAAGTATATGCACAGATGACATTGCAGCCATTGAGTCCT CAAGAGCAGAAGGATGCCTACCTTCCAGCGGAATTGGGCACCCCCAGCAAACAGCCAACAAATTATTTTTGTAAAACTTTGACGGCCAGTGACACAAGTACTCATGGAGGATTCTCTGTCCCTCGCCGGGCAGCTGAAAAAGTGTTTCCTCCTCTG GACTTCTCACAGCAACCCCCAGCTCAAGAGTTGATTGCTAGGGATCTACATGATAATGAATGGAAATTCAGGCATATCTTTCGtg GCCAGCCCAAAAGGCATCTTCTTACGACTGGGTGGAGTGTGTTTGTAAGTGCTAAAAGGCTTGTTGCTGGGGATTCAGTCCTTTTTATTTG GAATGAAAAGAATCAATTGTTGCTTGGTATCCGACGTGCTAATCGTCCTCAAACTGTGATGCCTTCATCAGTCTTATCAAGTGACAGCATGCATTTAGGGCTGCTTGCTGCTGCAGCTCATGCAGCTGCAACAAATAGCCGTTTCACCATATTTTACAATCCAAG GGCTAGCCCATCAGAATTTGTCATACCATTGGCCAAGTATGTTAAAGCAGTCTATCATACCCGAGTTTCTGTTGGTATGCGCTTTAGGATGCTATTTGAAACAGAAGAATCAAGTGTCCGTCG CTACATGGGTACAATAACTGGCATAAGTGACTTGGATCCTGTAAGGTGGCCTAATTCACATTGGCGTTCTGTCAAG GTTGGCTGGGATGAGTCCACAGCTGGAGAGAGGCAACCAAGAGTTTCCCTATGGGAAATTGAACCACTAACAACATTCCCAATGTATCCATCTCCATTCCCTCTAAGGCTTAAGCGCCCTTGGCCACCTGGACTTCCCTCATTCCATG GAATCAAGGATGATGATTTGGGAATGAATTCTCCCCTTATGTGGCTTCGAGGGGATGGAGATCGTGGAATTCATTCTATGGGCTTTCAGGGACTAGGAGTAACACCATGGATGCAGCCAAGGGTTGATGCTTCCATGCTTGGTTTGCAAACTGACATGTACCAAGCTATGGCTGCTGCTGCACTTCAGGAGATGAGGGCTATTGATCCTTCTAAACCATCAACTACACCCCTTCTGCAATTCCAGCAACATCTTAATCTCCCAAACAGATCTGCTGCATTGATGCAGCCCCAGATGTTGCAGCAGTCTCAGTCTCAACAGGCCTTTCTTCAAGGTGTTCAAGAAAACCACCATCAGCCTCAGGCTCAGGTTCAAACGCAGTCACACCTTATTCAGCAACAGTTGCATCACCAGCACTTGCTTAATagtcagcagcagcagcagcagcaacaacAGCATTCCCTGCCACAACAACAGCATCTGGTTGAGCATCAACAGATTCCAAATGTTGTATCTGCAATGTCTCAATTTGCTTCAGCCTCTCAATCCCAGTCACCACCATTACAAGCTATCTCTTCCCTTTGCCAGCAGCAGAGTTTCTCCGATTCAAATGGGAACCCTGTGACAAATTCTGTTGTTTCTCCTTTGCAAAGTCTCATTTGTTCATTTTCCCAGGATGAATCAACTCATTTGATCAACCTGCCTAGAACCAGTCCCTTGATAACTTCTTCTGTCTGGCCATCTAAGCGAGCTGCTGTTGAACCTCTTATTTCTTCTGGAGCTCCGCAATGTGTTCTGCCCCAACTGGAACAGTTGGGGGCTCATCAGACAAACATTTCTCAGAGTTCTGTTTCATTACCACCCTTCCCTGGTAGGGAGTGTTCAATAGACCAAGAAGGTGGCACTGGCACTGATCCACACAGCCATCTTCTATTTGGTGTCAATATAGAGCCTTCATCTCTTCTACTGCAGAATGGAATGTCAAGTCTTAGGGGCGTTGGCAGTGATTGTGATTCCACAACTATGCCATTCTCTTCTTCAAATTACATGAGTACTACGGGCACTGATTTCTCGCTTAACCCAGCAATGACACCATCAAGTTGCATTGATGAATCAGGTTTCCTGCAGTCCCCAGAAAATGTGGGCCAGGTAAACCCACCAACTAGAACCTTTGTTAAG GTTTACAAGTCAGGGTCCTTCGGTAGGTCGCTGGACATTACCAAATTCAGCAGTTACAATGAATTGCGGAGTGAGCTTGCTCGTATGTTTGGCCTTGAAGGCCAGCTGGAGGACCCTCTGAGATCAGGCTGGCAGCTTGTATTTGTTGACCGGGAGAATGATGTTCTTCTCCTTGGTGATGACCCCTGGCC GGAATTTGTAAACAGTGTGTGGTGCATCAAAATACTCTCACCACAAGAAGTTCAGCAAATGGGCAAACGAGGCCTAGAGCTTCTGAACTCGGTCCCAATTCAGAGGCTTTCTAATGGCAGTTGTGATGATTATGCAAGCCGGCAGGACTCAAGAAATTTGAGCACCGGTATCACTTCTGTGGGGTCTTTGGACTACTGA